AAAGGAAAgaggaaagacagaatcaacaaacaaaaataaagagaaattgGACTAAATTAAGAGCAGCTTTTAAGATTATCATGTATGTATCCAAAAATCATACATACAATTTTTACAATTTTCCTTCGAATGCCCACAACTATCAATTCTTGCCGAGACCAATTTGTACATGTAACCGGCATTGAATTCATTGTCCAAATATTTATTTGAGACAAACAATAACTAACCAAACAATCAGGCAATCACAGCATGAAACGCAGGAGTTTCAACCAACCAAAACCACCACCATCCCTACCGGAACCTTTCCCGGCCTCTTTCGCACACGACGCAAACGCCGTCGTCAACGTCACGCCACCGCCTTCAACGGCAGCAGGGGTGGTTGCGGCAAGCTTTTTCCTCGGGCACATGAAGAAGTTCCTAGACCCAAGTTCTACTAGCTTCTCCTCCCTATGCAAACCTTCATAGATAAACAATAAAACCAGGTCAATTTCACGATCATAAGAATTTAGATTCATAAATTCATATGAAGATCAAGAGATTGTGAAGGGAAATAGGAAACTCACTTTCTAGGCTAAACTGCGAGTAATGAAGGTCGAAATCGGAGGCGTCGTTGGTCGGCAGGATCGGACGGCGAGCTTCCTTCACATACTGCcgcgccaccgccgccaccagcTCGCCGACGGTGGATTCCGGCCTCATGAGAACCTGCACAGGCCCGAGGCTTCCAAGAACCGTCACCTTGAGCAGCAGCTTCGGCGGCTGTCTCGGCAGACCCTCCGGCGGCGATCCGGCGTGGTTCCGGTAAGACAGAAGGTCAGGGTCAGTCTTCGGACGGCGGAGCGGAGTCGGAGCCATGGCGTTGTGGCCGTGGCAAGACGAAGGTCTCTCAACCGACAACCTTCCCCGCCGGTGGCTGTTTGGACTCGGCATGTTGAAGTagaaaaatacaagaaaaaaCAGAGGGGCAAAGATGTAATGAACTTCAGGATTTCTTTCCCACGGCGTTTGGTTAAGCGGTGTTGGTGGTTGAACTAGCTCATCAATCGGCGGTACCTCACATAACGACGGCGAGGGAAGCCGAGAGCTGTGAAGGAGCTTCGGCTCGGAGGTTGACGCCGACCGGGGGCTATCATAACCAGAAGGGGTACAATCGTAAATGCGCCGGGGAAGATCCAatagggtatttttttttaagaaggaAGCTTCACCCCTTGTGTGCGAATTTATAGTGTGGCGATGAAGTGTGACCGGGTGTAGCCGGTAAGGAGGTGAGTGTTTCACGGAGAGCCTTTGTATAATGGAGAATTTGGATTGGGAGGTTAAGAGGTGAGGTTACCATATAAGAGAATGACACGTGTGAGGGTTGATTTTGAGATAAAGGGTAGGGGATGTTTGTTAGATGGTGACACGTGACGTGAAGTGTAGTTGAGGAAGATAAGGTGAAGCTTTGATGTAGTGAATTTTTATTGCTGCAATTCGAGCATGAAGTTGAGACTTACATCGGCTTACGTTACTTCGTTGAGACTTACATCGCTTGGGAAAAATGTACCCTACGTCGTTCCTACCCTGAGCATGAAGTATGCAATCTAGTGAAAGGTGGTTTCTATGATACCCACAATGTATCATACATGAaggatgtgattggtccacaacaaaaataatttatattttcatttttttctttttaaatacggaggatgtgattggtccacaacCTTTTCGTGTATCATACCCACACAAGTGTTGTGGTATCGTAGCAAGCACCCTAGTGAAATAATGTAACCTTTTAATGATTggttagttttatttttattttttagaaagcCAAATATATGGATGCATGTGATAGTAAATCATGACTTTTAGAAATCGTTCagattaaaacaaattaatagTTACATGACCCCTTAGAATATCacgtgactttttaaaaaaaatatatgacttcatattttaattttaatcattCAATGACATTTCTCATCAGATACATCCCCTATATATAtgtttgtgtgtgtgtatatatacatGTGAGAATTGTGAGAATAAACTGTGACCGTTAGATTTAATAATGaatgattaaaattaaaatattaagtaATGTGACTTTTAACAAAATGTTACCTAACATTTTTTTAGTGGTTATGTGATCATTTATTATCTTTTAGTCATTATAACGTTCATTAACATACAGTTCTTCttaaaagagaagaaaagtcACTCAAAAAGACAATAAAACCATGGATAGCAGAAAAAAACAAACCGCCCAACAAAGCAACAACAAAGAGTGAGGGCTAATAAACTCTAAATTTAaatagttatttttttaaaatagtaaaATCAAAGAGTGAGGGCGATGGCTCTGGCTCTGCTCCGTGAAGGGGTGCCCAGGTTCCATGTGTATGCTCCGATTATCTCCTTGGTTCGCAAGTGCTTGACGTTGGATTGGGTTGTTACTCTTGACCACACCCTGAGGGAAGGGAATCAGGTAGCTGACTTTCTTGCCAAGAAGGGTGCTCGCGGTGGAAGCCGACTGGTGATTCATGACTCGCCTTTGCCTGGCCTTGGGTCGCTGCTGTCTGCTGATTACAGGGGTGATGTGTTCTTGAGGACTTAGCTCTTTGTCTCCGgcttttttctgttttctttaagCAGtcatctaccaaaaaaaataaaataaactctactagtaaaatcattcaaatagttattttttttataaaataagcaAGTAAGTTAACTCtaaatttataatttcaaaTTTGCTAATAAACTCTTAAAATTATAGGTTACTAATTTActttaaaaataagtgagacTAAATTAGCAACCATAATAAAGTTTCACTTACATTTTTTagtagaagttttttttttgacagcaaaatTTTTTTTAGTAGAAGTTAGAAAGTTATATTTTAAGTATATTAATATATGCCACCAATTATGTGTGTGTAAGTAATATGTGTGTTGTGAATGGGGCCGGTTTGGTACTATAGTACACATACCCGCACTCATAGCCACTACTTTTTATGGGTATTTACCTATGCCTAATCTCATACTCGTATAGCaagtttttaccctacccattatgattattttttacGGATACTCAATGGGATCAAGAccaattgtcatccctacttataAAAAGgcattatatttattttaatactTTTGTTTAACTCCCACTTATGGATTAATTAAAATTCACGTGAGTTCTACCAAATTTACATTTAAAATGAAACTCATTTTTTAGTGGACCAATATtgctatcattttttttttcacttttcttttccttcatATGGAGTGGTACGTTTCCCCAAATGTTCGAAACAACGAACCTACCACAAAAATGATAGTAACACAGAAGAACATGCGTGTTTTGATTTCTACACACTTAGCACGTGCCACCATTCAGAAATCCTCTCTTCAATTCATGCCAAAAAAGAGTCTTAGTGGTAAATATTTAAATACTTAAAGCATTTGTAACATGTTTATTTTTTGGTAGATATAGCATGTATATTTTTGCTTAAATTATAGAAAAAGGAAGTCAAGTTCACTATTAGTTACTAATTCCCTAACTGACTCAGCATACTAGCTAAAGTGCTAAACTAACTCAAACTATCTGCAATGTGTGTTTACAAGTGTGTATAACACAGAACCATAAAAACTCTTTTAAAAATGTTTATTGTATAACTAAGTCAAGTTCAAATTAACTACCTTCACAGGAATTTAGCCAAACctatttaaatcaaaatttggTCAAATTTGTTTCTAGTCCACCTAATGTGCTACTTGAATCTGGAATTCTGGATtaaggttctcttcagatgTGGGGAATCCTTATCAtccaaaaaattcaattttaaatcaataattaaaaataaattgacGTACAAATTATTCAGTGCACACATCATacaattctttttttaaatatccAAATTCCTCTCGAGGGTTGCCAATTGCcattttgttaatttatttgGCGTTAATGATTGTAGCCTAATAATTTGTATCTTCTGGTGGAGGCATTGGCTAACTGGGCCAAACGAGCAAACAGAAACACGAAAGTGGTGGTGGTGTAATTAAAACAGTACTGACCAAAACACAAGTGAGAGGAAAGAGACAACCCATATCTCAGTCCAACGCTCGATCCAAATATGGTCACACTCTATACTAAGAAATCTCATATCTTGAGTTAGAGTTATATCTCACCTAAATTTTAAAATGGTATGATAATTTATTCTAAATTGGTTATGTGAACACCCCCGTATATGAATCATATACACTCGGATGTTCATTCCTGCATCTAAATAGATGTCCAACTTTGGGATGAAGTAGTGCGTTAAGAAATCACAAACTAACTAGAGATATGGTCACTATATGACTCTCTATTTTATAGacaaatattagttgttagtacCTTTATATATAAGAATTCAATCATCACCTCTTAAACTaacttttaacttttaaatttctcaatttctaatacacttacaaataaatttaaattgattatgTCTCTTTTTTATCGGAATATAATGGTGCATTTGCATGAGATGAACAAGTTGGGGAGGCAAGCTTGTGTGTGGTACAGAATGGGCCACTTGCAAGTGTTCCTTTTCCAAACAAACTCTATTATTGCATATATAGAAACAGAGATATATCTATCTACATTCTGAATAATCTATACCGCAGACGCATTAGAAAAGTGTCTTACTTTAGCTACATCACTTTTTTGAAGATTCAACAATAACCTCTATCGTGTCCGGGCTTACACAATTATATTGCATCACTAGAGGTTGACCAGATTCCTAATTGTTAAGGCAGTTGAATGCAAGTAAAAGATTTGTGACGTATTTGCACACATGATTCTTTTGACGGGAGATATATGTTAGTCATTCAGTTCCTATATAACTATTGTTTGGAAAGAGAAGAAATGAAATACACAAATTACCTCAATTAAGAAATATAATCATTTTGTTGATATTTAGAAAGATAAagtttgtttttctattttactttttttttttactttattcaTTATTATCTCTCATTTAGTCCTCACATTCTCTCATCTATTTGGTATATAATTTTTATGAAAAGTGAGAATATCACAATTTATTTgtaaaagggtaaaattggaaaaaaaaaatgtttaatgtTATGTTGAAATTGTAAGTGAATAGTTAAatagaaatatttttttctctctttaaaatggacagttaaataggaacaaaatgAGTACATGCaaactttatttattttcaggTCAATGTCTGAgagatactccctccgttcctatttataagtcaattttacccaattctcttagattaagaaaagtagttgcaagcaataaaattgtaaaagaatttattcactttcctagattacccttatttaatttcttataaatttctctctctaagttattgtttcaaaatctcattgtctctttcatattaaatatgaggataattttgggaaaaaataattaatgcttcattgatattgtaaatggacttatatttagaaacaagaaaaacactcaaaaatgaCCTTATAATAAAGAACGAAGGAAGTATTATTAAGTGTGTTCGGTTTTCGTTGTGAAATCTCTCATAAGAAATTATGAtaaagtaaaattaattttagataacGACATAAATATGTCAGAGACTCTTCAGAGAACTTATTTCAATCTTAAAATCATTTATTTACACCTTTATTACTAATTCCGCTGTCGAACCGAGTATGATTGTTATCACTAGCACAatattttcctttgttttcAACCAGTTAGATGAGCTATATCAGAAATCAGCTACTAACTTATTGAAACTTTCTCTTAAGTGCGTCAGCTCATTTTTACAATATCAAGAAGTGAAACTCAGTTTATTAAAGGGAGGGTGATGAAGCGCGACCTTCACAATATAAATTTGACTTCATGTTTTCACGAGCAAAAAAACATTAGAGCAACTTTTGCAGGTATTCATCACTGCACCACCACATCAACATCGTGCATCTAACTGGTCACCACCATGCTCTTAGAGAGTTATGTTACACGAATTATGGGGAGATCATTCAATTAGACTATTTTAATAAGTCatacttaaattaaaaaaaaaagtaaaaaacatgAGAGATGTGAATGGATGATGTAAAAATTTGTTTACATTGTTAGAATATGTTAATTAAGTTATaagcttaattgcatttttatcATTTAGTTTGAATTATGTGTGATGGTAGCAACCTAATATTTTTATGAGGGGATTTAGTCCCCaaagtttttaaaatataattaaatcctttaatctcaaaaaaaaatcaaactaaTCGTTATAGATGCTCTTCCCACCAAAATTCACtaatttaaaacaataaatttcaaccaaaaataaaaaaagaaactcAAGTGTTCTCTCTTTAAACCCTAATCTAATATCCTACAAAATCATCCAAATTAAACTTATTAagatttcattatttttttacctATAAAATTTCATCACATATCGAGACTTTTTGGTACATCcgaaatataaattgcaccctgCAGAGATTGATCCATGGATCTCCCCAACCCAACCTGCATGTCCCTTAACTCTTACCATTTGAGATATCATTCTGAACATCACATATCTAGActgatttaaatatttaatagtTCATTTTTCCCATTTACAAAAAATTCTgatttaacaattttattcatatGAAATCAAAGGACTAATTGTACTTATTTACTAGTAGAGAGATTTGATTGCTAACGGATTAAATTCACAAAGTCCAACAAATAAATGATATAAAACTTTTTTATTAGGTATAAACAAATCCGGTACCCGATCGTCTTTGGGATGCCACCAGATTTGAGATTTAGTCACAATTACCGTCTCTAGAGTGTATTGTGTGGGATCGAATCTGAGAGCTCTTCCCTGACACTCAGCCTGCATTGCCAAGTGAGTTACTCCTCTTGGATAAatgatataaaaaatataatgcaACTAAGAAAATTAGTGATTTCATAAAGCACTAAAATAAGTTCACAATATTTACTTAATTGGACTATGTGAATTTCCATTTACTTGGTCTATCGATCAACCAAGTCTATTGTGATATGCTACTATTTAATTGATAATCACTAAATATCTATTTCCACTACGTGCGAACTGCGAATTCGCCCAGCACGATAACATGAATGTGCTTGAAATACAATATTTAACTTTTGAATGAGGTCGGTGAAAGattattgtttttatttatgttttttttttaatgtcacACTCACAGGTTatttctatataaaaaaaatattatatttgaaattattgTTTATATGAGTGTCATACTTGTTTGATAGACCACTTATAGACCCCGTTTGGAAGatcttatttgagcttattcgatagcataaacgcttatgtcagtgtttaagagagcttatgcaaacagatTATGGTCTACCATAAGGTCTTCCAACAAAGATAAGTGCCCTTCCACGTTTTGAATAGCCACCCGACATAAAAGGATCGCTTTTTGCCGTTAACATTATAATTCTTTGCAAGTTGCTTATCCATTAATCTGGTCGTGTAGGACACCATAACATGAAGGACCACATATCACATTCAATGGCATGTGCTTATATACTTGGTTACGATGCATGCATGGGCAAGCTGCCACAAGTCCCAAACTCCATGTTTTAAAGGTTATACTTCTTCCAATTCGTCCATTAATTTATTAATCAAAATccaaggagaaggagaaaatcCATAGATTGATATAAAACAGCCCAagggccaaaaaaaaaaaaaaaaagagaggctTTAGCTAAAAGTCAATTAGAACACGTAGATATGAGATCATCTAGCTCAATCTCAAAGATAACAAGTATTAATTAGTCTAAGTCAAGACATCAAGTACACACTCATATAGATCTAGGGTGGGGTAAAAGGGTGTGTCCCTGAAGGATAACAAGTCCTAGAAAATTCATCCCAATAAACACTACAAACAATGCTATTTAATAGAGGTTATTCTGTGGGGGTTTTAACAAAGGTTTAATGcatcagaagacccctgtaattgtaaagggaattaaatccagggcctgaaaaaaatttgcatcaaattgggtccctagaaatatttttttaattcaattaaggtcaaagtgtgccagccttcagttttatcccagtcatcaattccacgttgcttttataaattttttttaactaaaaaataaaataaaaattatttttaattccaactcattaaaaaaattatttttgaggccaaataaatttttaattgaattaaaagccaaattttttaatttttttagggcaaatatttttaatttttttaaggccaaatttaattttttaaaaaaataattttttgttttttgttttaattaaaaaaagttataaaagccacgtgtaattgatgactaggacaaaattgagatttggccttaattgaattaaaaaaaatttcttagggactcaatttgatgcgaaattttttcaggccctgaaactgattccctttacaatttcaggggccttctgatgtattaagcctttagCAAATCCCGTAAAATCTATGTATACAGGGAGTTTTAATAAcctcttcttttttttggtcgaagATTGGAGTTTCATTGATAACAAAGGGCCAGGCCCCGGTACAATAGATTGGGGTACTAATGACCCGCTGGAGCCACAAAACCATCCATTCCGGGCTAGACTAACAGAAGAAACAATAAATCAAAGCTAGCTGGAGGTGGTTGTGCTACTAAAGAGACTTCAGAAAGCAAAGGCTAAGGCAGAATTAAAGATTGCATTAAATCCTCCTATCTACCCAGTTTGTTTATCTACCACTAACAAACACGGAGGGGTAGAGCTCAAACTGGACAAAGGCTTAACCAATTCCTGTTCTGTGGGCATTGCTCCGGTCCTCCTGAAGGCATCTCTGAACACTAGGAGGAGGGAGGTAGCACCAGTTTGGGAGAAGATTGTAAGAGCGCTGGAGAGCTGCAACTTCATGGGCTGTTTTGTTGCATGATCTGGGAGTCCAATTGAAGGAGCAAACTTGGAAGTTACCTTGGATCATTTTAATGTCTTCTAAGATGGATGAGATCTCTCCTTTGTTGATAAGTCCTTTGCAGGCTTTGATTAATTCCTGGGAGTCTGATTCAAAGATGGCAAATTTCCAACCAAGGTTTGAGACTAAGATCATGGCCTCTCTAAGTGCATGCGCCTCGGTAATAATGGGGGAGGGTGCTCTAACGAGTCTTGCATGTCCAGCAAGGAGAGTGGCTTGGTTATCTCTGACTATGACTGCTGTTGAGGCAAAGCTTGCTCCCCTTGTCCAGCTGGCATCCGTGTTTGCCTTAACAAACTCTCCCCTCGGTGGTCTCCAGTTGGTAGGAGTCTCTGCTCTGTTGTTGCTTTGGGTTGTTGTGTGATCTTGTCCGTGAGTAAGGTGGTTGAGTCCTGGGTCAATGACTTGAGTCTAATTAGAGCTAGGGTTGGGTTTGGGGGGGATCCTTGGAAGACTACCTCATTTCTTCCTTTCCAAATTGCCCACAGAGTATTTGCGAGAAGACATAGACTCTCATCTGGGTTGGGTGCGTTTTGTTTCAGGGAGGTCAAGCTTTGATGGAACCACAAGTCAAAACGGGAGACATTGGCAGAATGAAAAGCCCATTGGAGTGGTGACCCAAACCAGATTGGACGGGTCCAGGGGCAAAGGAGGAAGGTGTGCTCCACTGTTTCATCATCGAGGTTACAAACTGGGCAAGTAGCTGATCTTGTTATTCTTTTCTTGAGGAGGTTTGCTTGGAGGGGGAGAGCATTGTGGACCGCTTTCCAAAGGAACATGCGAATTTTTGAGGGTATAGCCAGCTTCCAAATAAATTGCCATATATCAGGTGGGGTGGTGATGGATGGACCTGCTAGTGAGGGGCTTTCACGCGCTTCAAGTTTGGCAATGTGGTACCCAGATTTGATGGAGTAGAGACCATCATTTGTGTGTGGCCAAGTGAACTTATCTCCACCTCGAGTGAGTCTGATTGGTGTTTGGAAAGCCTTGATTGCCTCAGCTGGGGGGAGAACTTGTCTGATTTTCATGGGGTCCCAACCTCTTCCTTCCTGAATAAGATAACTTACCTTTAGGGTGGTTCCATTGTTAAAGGCTTGGAGAGTTTCCCCTGTCCACAACCAAGAATCCTCCCACAGATTGATGTTGGTGCCATCTCCAACAGCCCATCTACCATTCCTCT
This portion of the Lotus japonicus ecotype B-129 chromosome 3, LjGifu_v1.2 genome encodes:
- the LOC130748410 gene encoding uncharacterized protein At4g22758-like, producing the protein MPSPNSHRRGRLSVERPSSCHGHNAMAPTPLRRPKTDPDLLSYRNHAGSPPEGLPRQPPKLLLKVTVLGSLGPVQVLMRPESTVGELVAAVARQYVKEARRPILPTNDASDFDLHYSQFSLESLHREEKLVELGSRNFFMCPRKKLAATTPAAVEGGGVTLTTAFASCAKEAGKGSGRDGGGFGWLKLLRFML